The following proteins are encoded in a genomic region of Arachis ipaensis cultivar K30076 chromosome B02, Araip1.1, whole genome shotgun sequence:
- the LOC107625547 gene encoding uncharacterized protein LOC107625547 isoform X2 yields MMMHKAENLLVNNHGRDPGFSKQHFQPGFSNKCQDLRSNINTRAGEEFPVQFVNDGVASRRIPVPRDISQMRENRAAQSRENGDVKYECLTNILGLKKLESQRSDVSDLISLKEPTHEMENGASVTVGELIDEWGDHGTRVSSVVQNGSMHLNGHVGSILDDSRNGRMKFLCSFDGKILPRPSDGKLRYVGGQTRMISIKKDVSWEELMKKTLGICSQPHTIRYQLPGEDLDSLISVSSDEDLQHMIEEYQGLERNEGSQRLRIFLIPLGESDEACSFVASTIPQSDPDYQYVVAVNGMPGPTLRNSAGQCLANEASQLNAPGLQKNSLNAFYPVEASSGIHALNADGSFNDSLTMHRCNNQSPQISSIRIKGGGSSMGYTQLLGNNSCQGSIESNASFITAQLQPENSPISPADRRYPQQVTLNLLNESLPCQRDDVCPPKKHIGGQFSNCSPHMESVTPSYLENSNFQQADSSGTNNPPFGMLHSFSDSQLHESLTRSGYCSQEGSGLSFSLNHAKAQPSSMLQSSFSQGNLIELQHDSSLLYPQLQSKLPNNIESSELYGRQDLTSSSPYSESSGMNGIHKDSILIGKSYPVPQSDVNGSSFMAKHAEDNSLTSEKINVIEGKNPFDVTNGNFYEGKSLAAHMGHVTELNLLDSFPANKLNAKINMQKDWELSSEDMNQSTIDSKKYAVAEGMNGGQGSDFALTRNIKINGSVPTCRETSCHKNSLGDLTCELSTEPTSCKASQVQPSMSCHDACFNEISTLSTASLYHVHHNDPGPCSNSPTNDQHIPNNTSFHKVPSFIDDDLITSTDQIFPVIGGHFAGKSKPGDVMPGLSKNLGNCDDVNQTKPFGLVEDVTGVVPRVIHSTFASIPPIVDVNGCMPVSLSCTEADSIIADSEPEDFKYDEADKNDSLSDAMIAEMEASIYGLQIIKNADLEELKELGSGTYGTVYHGKWRGSDVAIKRIKKSCFGGKPSERERLITR; encoded by the exons ATGATGATGCATAAGGCGGAGAACCTGTTAGTCAACAATCATGGGAGGGATCCTGGTTTCTCAAAGCAACACTTCCAGCCAGGATTTTCTAATAAATGTCAGGATCTACGTAGTAATATCAATACTAGGGCAGGGGAAGAATTTCCTGTGCAGTTTGTTAATGATGGAGTTGCTTCTAGAAGAATTCCTGTTCCTCGTGACATATCCCAAATGCGTGAAAATAGAGCGGCACAAAGTAGGGAAAATGGCGACGTCAAGTATGAATGTCTTACTAATATTTTGGGGCTGAAGAAATTGGAATCTCAAAGGTCAGATGTAAGTGACCTTATATCTCTGAAAGAGCCAACTCATGAGATGGAGAATGGGGCTTCTGTCACTGTTGGTGAATTAATTGATGAGTGGGGTGATCATGGGACACGTGTGTCATCTGTTGTGCAGAATGGATCCATGCATTTGAATGGTCATGTTGGTTCAATTTTAGATGACTCTCGGAATGGGAGAATGAAGTTTCTGTGCAGCTTTGATGGAAAAATATTACCGAGGCCTAGTGATGGAAAACTCAGATATGTAGGGGGACAGACCCGCATGATATCCATTAAGAAGGATGTTTCGTGGGAAGAGCTTATGAAGAAGACTTTGGGTATTTGCAGCCAACCTCATACAATCAGATATCAACTTCCTGGGGAGGATCTCGATTCTCTGATATCTGTTTCGTCTGATGAGGATCTTCAACATATGATTGAGGAATACCAAGGGCTTGAAAGAAATGAAGGTTCACAAAGactcagaatatttttaattCCCTTGGGTGAATCTGATGAGGCATGTTCATTCGTGGCAAGCACAATTCCACAGAGTGATCCTGATTACCAATATGTTGTTGCTGTGAATGGCATGCCAGGGCCTACTCTTAGAAATAGTGCTGGGCAGTGTTTGGCAAATGAAGCAAGTCAATTGAATGCACCTGGTTTACAGAAAAATTCTCTCAATGCCTTTTATCCTGTGGAAGCCAGCAGTGGTATTCATGCTTTGAATGCAGATGGAAGTTTTAATGATTCTCTGACTATGCACAGATGCAACAATCAATCTCCACAAATTTCCTCTATTCGAATCAAGGGAGGAGGTTCAAGTATGGGTTATACACAGTTGCTTGGTAATAATTCATGCCAAGGTAGTATTGAGAGCAATGCATCGTTTATTACTGCTCAGCTGCAACCTGAGAACTCCCCCATAAGCCCTGCTGATCGCAGATACCCCCAACAAGTAACTTTGAATCTCTTAAATGAAAGTCTCCCCTGTCAACGTGATGATGTTTGTCCACCAAAGAAGCACATTGGAGGTCAATTTAGCAACTGCAGTCCTCACATGGAATCTGTGACCCCTTCATATCTGGAAAATTCAAACTTTCAACAGGCTGACTCTAGTGGTACTAACAATCCCCCTTTTGGGATGCTTCATTCATTTTCTGATTCACAGTTGCATGAGAGTTTAACAAGGTCTGGTTACTGCTCACAAGAAGGATCTGGCCTCTCTTTCTCCTTGAACCATGCAAAGGCTCAGCCATCTTCCATGTTACAGTCTAGTTTCTCACAAGGAAATCTTATTGAGCTCCAGCATGATTCCAGTCTCCTTTATCCTCAACTACAAAGTAAGCTACCAAATAATATTGAGTCTTCTGAGTTGTATGGAAGGCAGGATTTGACATCATCTTCTCCATATTCAGAATCATCAGGAATGAATGGAATTCATAAAGATAGCATTTTAATTGGAAAAAGTTACCCTGTGCCTCAATCTGATGTAAACGGATCTAGCTTTATGGCGAAGCATGCTGAGGACAATTCTCTAACTTCAGAAAAAATCAATGTAATTGAAGGAAAGAATCCTTTTGATGTAACAAATGGCAACTTTTATGAAGGGAAATCACTTGCTGCTCATATGGGACACGTGACTGAATTGAATCTTCTGGATTCCTTCCCTGCTAATAAATTGAATGCCAAGATTAATATGCAAAAGGATTGGGAGCTAAGTTCTGAGGACATGAACCAAAGTACTATAGATAGTAAGAAATATGCTGTTGCTGAAGGTATGAATGGTGGACAAGGATCTGATTTTGCATTGACAAGAAACATCAAGATAAATGGTTCAGTGCCAACCTGTAGAGAAACCTCTTGCCACAAAAATTCTCTTGGTGATCTTACGTGTGAGCTGTCAACCGAACCTACTTCTTGTAAAGCTTCGCAAGTTCAACCTTCCATGAGTTGCCATGATGCCTGTTTTAATGAAATTTCAACTTTAAGCACTGCTTCTTTGTATCATGTACATCATAATGATCCCGGTCCTTGTTCAAATTCACCTACAAATGATCAGCACATTCCAAACAACACTTCTTTCCACAAAGTTCCTTCTTTTATTGATGACGACTTGATAACCAGTACTGACCAGATCTTTCCAGTTATTGGTGGGCACTTTGCTGGAAAGTCAAAACCTGGAGATGTCATGCCAGGACTATCAAAAAATTTAGGAAACTGTGATGATGTTAATCAAACAAAACCATTTGGGCTTGTAGAAGATGTGACTGGTGTCGTTCCTCGAGTCATTCATTCTACATTTGCATCCATCCCCCCAATTGTGGATGTAAACGGATGTATGCCTGTATCCTTGTCTTGTACAGAGGCAGATAGCATCATCGCAGACTCTGAACCTGAG GATTTTAAATACGATGAAGCTGACAAAAATGATTCCCTTTCTGACGCAATGATAGCTGAAATGGAAGCGAGCATCTATGGTCTGCAG